From one Meiothermus sp. CFH 77666 genomic stretch:
- a CDS encoding sulfite exporter TauE/SafE family protein — MNLSSLWIGLVAGAFGGLVGLGGGIVAMPLMVAFLKLTQHKAVATSLVMVVFTGLAGALSYATQGTVDWVAALLIFPTAMITANLGARFANRLPEWKLKRVFGWYLIFVALSLLLKPYIPHVEEPLQGWVRVLPLILTGVVAGFASGMLGVGGGTITVPIMVLLVGLEQHTAQGTSLLAMIPSALVGSYTHYRHGNLAQEYVPGLVVGILVGAFAGGLVANQLPEFWLRVVFAVVLIWTATRYVGAQPKHQPA, encoded by the coding sequence GTGAATCTTTCTAGCCTGTGGATCGGACTGGTAGCGGGGGCTTTTGGGGGACTGGTGGGCCTGGGCGGGGGCATTGTGGCCATGCCCCTGATGGTGGCTTTCCTCAAGCTCACCCAACACAAAGCCGTGGCAACCAGTCTGGTGATGGTGGTTTTTACTGGGCTGGCGGGTGCGCTCTCCTATGCTACCCAGGGTACGGTGGACTGGGTAGCAGCCCTGCTGATCTTCCCTACCGCCATGATCACCGCCAACCTTGGGGCCCGGTTTGCCAATCGGTTGCCCGAGTGGAAACTCAAGCGGGTCTTCGGCTGGTACCTGATTTTTGTGGCTCTGTCGCTCCTGCTCAAGCCCTATATCCCCCACGTAGAGGAGCCTTTGCAAGGCTGGGTACGGGTGCTGCCCCTGATTCTTACGGGTGTGGTCGCCGGCTTTGCCTCGGGGATGCTGGGGGTGGGGGGCGGCACCATCACCGTGCCGATAATGGTCTTGCTGGTGGGCCTCGAGCAGCACACTGCCCAGGGCACCTCCCTGCTGGCCATGATTCCTTCGGCCCTGGTGGGGTCTTACACACACTACCGCCACGGCAATCTGGCCCAGGAGTACGTGCCGGGGCTGGTGGTGGGCATTCTGGTGGGGGCCTTTGCGGGCGGTCTGGTGGCCAATCAGCTACCTGAATTCTGGCTGCGGGTGGTGTTTGCAGTGGTGTTGATCTGGACTGCCACACGCTATGTCGGGGCCCAGCCCAAACACCAACCAGCATA